The Prunus dulcis chromosome 5, ALMONDv2, whole genome shotgun sequence genomic sequence tttttcttctgatttttatgtgttttttgtGGTTATATCTGACATAAAAATTTTGCCAGCATTTGCCTCAAAAATCTGAATAACGCCTCATCTCTTATAATTTCTTGGTGCTTTTCAGATGGAAGTGCAAAATTCTGGGCATGCGCATATAATTGAAGTATCTGGAGATGTGCCAGCTATAGAGACAAGCCTGGGTGTGAGAAAGATTTGTGGGGAAGGACCTTGTGGATTTTCAGATGCTAAAACCAGTTCCAAAGATGCACAGGAACGGTCGGCATCCATGCGGAAGCTTTTGATAGCAGTTATACTTTGTGTTATTTTCATGAGTGTGGAAGTTGTTGGGGGTATTAAATCCAACAGTCTTGCAATTCTGACTGATGCTGCTCATCTATTGTCAGATGTTGCAGCATTTGCAATATCTCTGTTTTCGCTTTGGGCATCAGGATGGGAGGCAACACCTCGTCAGTCTTATGGCTTCTTCAGGATTGAAATCCTAGGTGCTCTTGTTTCCATCCAGATGATTTGGCTTCTTGCTGGGATCCTTGTTTATGAAGCCATTAATAGACTTGTCAACGAGACTGGTGAAGTTAAGGGCTCTCTCATGTTTGTTGTTTCTGCATTTGGTTTAGTGGTTAACATTGCCATGGCACTCTTATTGGGTCATAATCATGGGCATGGGCATGGACATGGACATGGTCATGGGCACGGTGATCATCATCACAGTAATGAGGATCATGATGGTACACATAGCCATGGGATTACTGTGACGACACACCCTCACCATCATGTGGTGCACTCCAATCATGATCACACGGAACCTCTGCTCAAGCCTGGCTGTGAAGGCGAAAAGAAACCAGAAGTTAAAAAGACGAAGCAACAAAATATCAACGTGCAGGGGGCTTATCTTCATGTACTTGGGGATTCCATTCAGAGTATTGGAGTGATGATTGGTGGAGGAATTATATGGTACAAGCCTGAGTGGAAGATTATTGATCTGATATGCACCCTTGTATTTTCATTGATTGTGCTGGCGACAACAATCAGGATGCTGCGAAATATTTTGGAGGTTCTGATGGAGAGCACTCCTAGAGAGATTGATGCCACAAAGCTTGAGAAAGGCCTCTGTGAGATGGATGAGGTAGTTGCCATTCACGAACTGCACATATGGGCCATAACTGTTGGCAAGGTGTTAATGGCTTGCCATGTTATCGTGAAGTCGGATGCTAATGCTGACATGGTACTTGAAAAGGTTATAGACTATATCAAGAGAGAATATAATATCAGTCATATAACCATTCAGATAGAGCGTCAGTAGATTTGGAGGGAGATAATCTTTCATAGCTTGAGTGTTGGAATTAGGTGGGTTCGGCATTTTTAAGACTTAAATTCTTTTCCACAGTTGATAGATCGTATCTACTGTCTCTTTGGTTTTGCtcttatatatttctttcttattaaaaaaatacttgtattttgaagGGATTACAATTTAGTACACCTCTCTGTTCACAAAATACTTGTCTGCAATCTGCTGCATTTTATGATGAAAAGAATTACAAtcaattgaaaagaaaagaagagtaattattgaaaaataaaacacatcCAACTGGATATTACACGTTTTTAAACAGCTCAACGACTGAAAAAGTAAAAGCAGAACATGCAACTCGAATGTTTGAAAACCCTGCTTCTTTTGCCAAACTTTCTAATTCTTTCTCTGTTCTCTCCTTTCCCATCGCATTAGTGTTCATCAGGTACACATCAAACTGAAACAAACTTCTAGCAGAAAGACTAGTTTCAGGGGCTTCTGGTACCACCATATCCACCAGTATCACTTTCCCATGGTCTGGCAAGGCCTCATAGCAATTCTTCAGTATCATCAAGCAATGTTTGTCATCCCAGCCATGTAGCATCCACTGTTTTTAAAACCATTAACATTAGTTGCAAGTTACGATAGCAGACTTTTCGTAGGAAATCGAAAAATCTTTTAAGCACTTTGAAGACTTCGGATAATTCTAACAAACCTAACCTTCATGAAAATGGCATCTCCTTTCGGAATCCTTACGAACATATCTCCTGCAATGTGCTCTATACCTGAAAGCAAAACTCCTCCATAAG encodes the following:
- the LOC117628000 gene encoding metal tolerance protein A2-like translates to MEVQNSGHAHIIEVSGDVPAIETSLGVRKICGEGPCGFSDAKTSSKDAQERSASMRKLLIAVILCVIFMSVEVVGGIKSNSLAILTDAAHLLSDVAAFAISLFSLWASGWEATPRQSYGFFRIEILGALVSIQMIWLLAGILVYEAINRLVNETGEVKGSLMFVVSAFGLVVNIAMALLLGHNHGHGHGHGHGHGHGDHHHSNEDHDGTHSHGITVTTHPHHHVVHSNHDHTEPLLKPGCEGEKKPEVKKTKQQNINVQGAYLHVLGDSIQSIGVMIGGGIIWYKPEWKIIDLICTLVFSLIVLATTIRMLRNILEVLMESTPREIDATKLEKGLCEMDEVVAIHELHIWAITVGKVLMACHVIVKSDANADMVLEKVIDYIKREYNISHITIQIERQ